From Sporosarcina sp. 6E9, a single genomic window includes:
- a CDS encoding valine--tRNA ligase, with translation MSTEDKELSMPTKYEPGTIENGRYQWWLEGKYFEAQPESGKESYTIVIPPPNVTGVLHLGHAWDTTLQDILTRMKRMQGYDALWLPGMDHAGIATQARVEARLRSEGKSRYDLGREKFIEETWNWKEEYASHIREQWAKLGLGLDYTRERFTLDKGLSEAVQEVFIKLYNKGLIYRGEYIINWDPKTKTALSDIEVIHQDVQGAFYHMRYPLTDGTGSIEIATTRPETMLGDTAVAVHPEDERYKHLIGKTVTLPIVGREIEIIADDYVDMEFGSGAVKITPAHDPNDFEIGNRHNLERVLVMNEDGTMNELAGKYKDMDRFECRKEIVRDLQEMGVLFEIEEHLHSVGHSERSGAVVEPYLSTQWFVKMKPLADASIDLQKGEGKVNFVPNRFENTYLRWMENIHDWCISRQLWWGHRIPAWYHKETGEVHVGSEPPADIENWKQDEDVLDTWFSSALWPFSTMGWPDLDNEEFKRYYPTNALITGYDIIAFWVSRMIFQALEFTGERPFEDVLIHGLVRDSEGRKMSKSLDNGIDPMEVIEKYGADALRYTLSTGASPGQDIRFSMDKVESNWNFANKIWNASRFALMNMDGMTYDEIDLSGEKSVADTWILTRLNETIEQVTNLADKYEFGEVGRALYTFIWDDFCDWYIEMAKLPLYGEDEAAKKMTRSVLAYVLDNTMRLLHPFMPFITEEIWQNLPHEGESITIAPWPTVDESLSNKERASDMKLLMDIIRSVRNIRAEVNTPMSKEVPLYISTRDDKTAEIFETNRKYIERFCNPKPLTIGKGIAAPGKTMSAVITGAELFLPLEGLLNIDEELARLAKELKKWESEVKLVQGKLANERFVNNAPEAVVAEERAKEKDYLEKYATVEKRMKELKEI, from the coding sequence ATGTCAACTGAAGATAAAGAATTATCAATGCCTACTAAATACGAACCCGGGACAATTGAAAATGGTCGTTACCAATGGTGGCTAGAAGGAAAGTACTTTGAAGCCCAACCAGAAAGCGGGAAAGAGTCTTATACAATCGTCATTCCGCCTCCGAACGTAACAGGTGTATTGCATCTCGGGCATGCCTGGGATACGACACTCCAAGATATTTTAACGCGCATGAAACGCATGCAAGGGTATGATGCCTTATGGCTTCCAGGAATGGACCATGCAGGAATTGCGACGCAAGCACGTGTTGAGGCACGTCTTCGTTCAGAAGGAAAATCACGCTATGATTTAGGACGCGAAAAATTCATCGAAGAAACATGGAATTGGAAAGAAGAATACGCTTCCCATATCCGTGAACAATGGGCGAAACTAGGTCTTGGTCTTGATTACACGCGCGAACGTTTCACATTAGACAAAGGATTATCAGAAGCGGTTCAAGAAGTCTTTATCAAACTTTACAATAAAGGGCTAATTTACCGCGGTGAATACATTATTAACTGGGATCCGAAAACAAAAACGGCTTTATCTGATATTGAAGTTATCCACCAAGATGTGCAGGGTGCATTCTATCATATGCGTTACCCACTAACAGATGGCACTGGCAGCATTGAAATTGCGACGACGCGTCCTGAAACGATGCTCGGCGATACTGCGGTTGCGGTTCACCCTGAAGATGAGCGTTATAAACATTTAATCGGTAAAACAGTGACACTTCCAATCGTTGGACGTGAAATTGAAATTATTGCCGATGATTATGTGGATATGGAATTTGGAAGCGGGGCGGTTAAAATCACGCCAGCGCATGATCCGAATGACTTTGAAATCGGAAACCGTCACAACTTAGAACGCGTTCTCGTGATGAATGAGGACGGAACGATGAATGAGCTCGCTGGTAAATATAAAGACATGGACCGTTTTGAATGTCGAAAAGAAATCGTCAGAGACCTTCAAGAAATGGGTGTTCTGTTTGAAATCGAAGAACATCTCCACTCAGTCGGTCATTCTGAACGAAGCGGCGCGGTAGTTGAACCGTATCTATCAACGCAATGGTTTGTTAAGATGAAACCACTTGCGGATGCATCAATTGACCTTCAAAAAGGAGAAGGAAAAGTTAATTTCGTTCCAAATCGTTTTGAAAACACATACCTCAGATGGATGGAAAATATCCACGACTGGTGTATTTCACGTCAACTTTGGTGGGGACACAGAATTCCAGCTTGGTACCATAAAGAGACAGGCGAGGTTCACGTTGGAAGTGAACCTCCAGCGGACATAGAAAACTGGAAACAAGATGAAGATGTCCTAGATACTTGGTTCTCATCTGCGTTATGGCCATTTTCAACAATGGGTTGGCCTGATTTGGACAACGAAGAATTCAAACGCTATTACCCGACAAATGCACTTATTACAGGATATGATATTATCGCATTCTGGGTGTCACGCATGATTTTCCAAGCACTCGAATTTACAGGAGAACGTCCATTTGAAGATGTGTTAATCCATGGTCTCGTTCGAGATTCTGAAGGCAGAAAAATGTCGAAATCACTCGACAATGGAATCGATCCGATGGAAGTCATCGAGAAATACGGTGCAGACGCACTTCGTTATACACTTTCAACAGGCGCATCACCAGGGCAAGACATCCGCTTCTCCATGGATAAAGTTGAATCCAACTGGAACTTTGCCAATAAAATCTGGAACGCATCCCGTTTCGCGCTGATGAATATGGACGGAATGACCTATGATGAAATCGATTTATCAGGCGAAAAATCCGTTGCAGACACATGGATCTTAACGCGTTTAAACGAAACCATCGAGCAAGTAACAAATCTTGCTGATAAGTACGAGTTCGGCGAAGTAGGCCGTGCACTTTACACATTCATTTGGGATGATTTCTGTGATTGGTACATCGAAATGGCGAAACTGCCATTATACGGCGAAGATGAAGCAGCGAAAAAGATGACGCGTTCAGTACTCGCGTATGTTCTAGACAATACAATGCGTCTTCTACACCCGTTCATGCCATTCATCACCGAAGAAATCTGGCAGAACCTACCACACGAAGGCGAATCAATTACAATCGCGCCGTGGCCAACAGTTGATGAGTCCTTGTCGAATAAAGAGCGTGCATCTGACATGAAATTGCTGATGGACATCATTCGTTCTGTTCGAAACATCCGTGCAGAAGTGAATACGCCAATGAGCAAAGAAGTTCCGCTCTATATTTCAACAAGAGACGATAAAACAGCTGAGATTTTCGAAACGAACCGAAAATACATCGAGCGTTTCTGTAATCCTAAACCATTAACAATCGGTAAAGGAATTGCAGCACCAGGCAAAACAATGTCAGCAGTCATTACAGGTGCTGAGTTGTTCTTACCACTTGAAGGCTTGTTGAATATTGACGAAGAACTAGCACGTTTAGCAAAAGAGTTGAAGAAATGGGAAAGTGAAGTCAAACTTGTCCAAGGCAAACTCGCGAACGAACGCTTCGTCAACAATGCACCAGAAGCTGTAGTAGCGGAAGAACGTGCAAAAGAAAAAGATTATCTCGAAAAATACGCGACTGTTGAGAAGCGTATGAAAGAATTGAAAGAGATTTAA